In Clostridium sporogenes, one genomic interval encodes:
- a CDS encoding ABC transporter ATP-binding protein, with product MKRRSGFNIMKRLILEVKPLMPIMTITVTMGVLGFLAAISITSFGAVAIGDVLVGKSIVSFKSAITIIIVSAILRGLFRYVEQLSGHYIAFKILAILRDKVFTSLRKLAPAKLETKEKGNLISIITSDIELLEVFYAHTIAPILIAIITSTIITIVLFNINIYFGILAIVFYSIIGFVIPYYSSKIGNKSALEYRNTFGETNSYLLDSLRGLKEILLYDNGQERLDNINKNSNKLNEKLKGIKNHEGIIRATTDFTIMFAIVTYSLVGYNLYMKHILDFSYMILAIVIIASSFGPVVALSNLSNNLLYTFASAERVFSILDEEPMVEEIDRGEKILNTNIVYDNVSFSYQGRKNKILENVRLSINEKEKIAIVGESGAGKSTFVKLLMRFWDVNKGDIFIGKNSIKNIETKNLRKNQTLISQETFLFNETIEENIKMGNIKASREQVIEAAKKASIHDFIENLPKGYETKVGELGGNLSSGEKQRIGLARAFINEAPILILDEPTSNLDTLNEGQILKAINENCEHRSIILISHRKSTTAICNKTIELKNSKMNLVESSFALKSIENDDLNKKSERKAALA from the coding sequence ATGAAAAGAAGGTCTGGATTTAATATAATGAAAAGGCTTATTTTAGAAGTTAAGCCTTTAATGCCAATAATGACCATTACAGTAACTATGGGGGTTTTAGGGTTTTTAGCAGCTATTTCTATTACTTCCTTTGGAGCTGTAGCTATAGGGGATGTTTTAGTAGGAAAAAGCATAGTATCCTTTAAAAGTGCCATAACAATAATTATTGTTTCTGCAATATTAAGAGGTTTATTTAGATATGTAGAACAACTTTCCGGTCATTATATAGCCTTTAAAATATTAGCAATATTAAGAGATAAAGTTTTTACTTCTTTAAGAAAATTAGCACCAGCAAAATTGGAAACAAAAGAAAAAGGAAATTTAATTTCTATAATAACCTCTGACATTGAACTTTTAGAAGTTTTTTATGCTCATACTATTGCGCCTATATTAATAGCTATAATTACATCAACTATAATAACTATAGTATTATTTAATATTAATATTTATTTTGGGATATTAGCTATAGTATTTTACTCTATCATAGGTTTTGTTATTCCTTATTATTCTTCAAAGATAGGCAATAAATCAGCTTTAGAATATAGAAATACTTTTGGAGAAACTAATTCTTATTTGTTAGATTCCTTAAGAGGATTAAAAGAGATATTGCTTTATGATAATGGACAAGAAAGATTAGATAATATAAATAAAAACTCTAATAAATTAAATGAAAAATTAAAGGGTATAAAAAATCATGAGGGCATAATAAGGGCTACAACAGATTTTACTATAATGTTTGCTATAGTAACTTATAGTTTAGTAGGATACAATCTATATATGAAACATATATTAGATTTTAGTTATATGATTTTAGCAATTGTTATTATTGCTTCATCCTTTGGACCAGTAGTAGCTTTAAGTAATCTTTCAAATAATTTGCTCTATACCTTTGCCTCCGCTGAAAGAGTATTTAGTATTTTAGATGAGGAGCCTATGGTAGAAGAAATAGACAGGGGAGAAAAAATATTAAATACTAATATAGTATATGATAATGTAAGCTTTTCCTATCAAGGAAGAAAAAATAAAATCTTAGAAAATGTAAGATTATCTATAAATGAAAAAGAAAAGATAGCCATAGTAGGAGAAAGTGGTGCAGGCAAAAGTACCTTTGTAAAACTTCTTATGAGATTTTGGGATGTTAATAAAGGGGATATTTTTATAGGAAAAAATTCTATTAAAAATATAGAAACAAAAAATCTTAGAAAAAATCAAACCCTAATAAGTCAAGAAACTTTTTTATTTAATGAAACTATAGAAGAAAACATAAAAATGGGAAATATAAAGGCTAGTAGGGAACAGGTAATAGAAGCTGCTAAAAAAGCATCTATACATGATTTTATAGAAAATCTTCCTAAAGGCTATGAAACAAAAGTAGGAGAGCTTGGTGGAAATTTATCATCAGGAGAAAAACAAAGAATAGGGCTTGCAAGGGCTTTTATAAATGAAGCACCTATATTAATACTAGACGAGCCTACTAGCAATTTAGATACTTTAAATGAAGGACAAATACTAAAAGCAATAAATGAGAATTGTGAGCATAGAAGTATAATACTTATATCCCATAGAAAATCTACCACAGCTATATGTAATAAAACTATAGAATTAAAGAATTCAAAGATGAACCTAGTTGAAAGTAGTTTTGCTTTAAAATCTATTGAAAATGATGATTTAAATAAAAAATCAGAAA
- a CDS encoding ABC transporter ATP-binding protein/permease, which translates to MMLDKRLINLCSESKKYVKLTVLMNWISMICNASVIILLGKFINCVYKEDKINLIKYTPLIISILIIRFICNIYYSKFSYLSSAKSRSRLRELIYKKLLDLGPNYNKTYSTSTIVQLTGEGVETLENYFGRYLPQFFYSMLAPITLFFIVSFISIKVALILIICVPLIPISIVCIMKIAKKIFRNYWNIYSDLGETFLENLQGLTTLKIFNRDEERHKKMNKDAENFRRITMKVLSMQLNSINVMDLIAFGGAALGSIVALNEFKNGNVSLGGVLIIILLSSEFFIPLRLLGSFFHVSMNGIAASEKIFKLLDSEVENEQCSFKNDLRSYKDLDNNLPKNEQCSFKSTEEKNKKISIKLENVDFGYDKHRKVLSNVNLSMDNGEFVAIVGESGSGKSTIASLILKNYGIDKGNIKINNLEYKDISFKDICKKISLISTNSYIFNGTILENLLMAKKDATREEIEKALRVANLYDFVEALPNGLKTKVGEGGSLLSGGQKQRLALARTILGNRDMIIFDEATSNIDVESEEKIWQAIYKLSKEKTILVISHRLANVKNADKIYVLDKGKVVEKGSHIDLYEQGSYYYDMLTKQQALEALGGA; encoded by the coding sequence ATGATGCTAGATAAAAGACTCATAAATTTATGTAGTGAGTCTAAGAAATATGTAAAGCTTACGGTATTGATGAATTGGATATCTATGATTTGTAATGCATCCGTAATAATATTATTAGGTAAATTTATTAACTGTGTATATAAAGAGGACAAGATAAATCTGATAAAATATACACCTTTAATAATTTCTATTTTGATTATAAGATTTATATGTAATATTTATTATAGTAAATTTTCTTATTTATCCTCTGCAAAATCAAGAAGTAGACTAAGAGAACTTATTTATAAAAAGCTTTTAGATTTAGGACCTAACTATAATAAAACCTATAGCACCTCAACTATAGTACAGTTAACAGGAGAGGGAGTAGAAACTTTAGAAAATTATTTTGGAAGATATTTACCACAATTTTTCTATTCAATGTTAGCTCCAATTACTTTATTTTTTATTGTATCTTTTATATCTATCAAAGTAGCTTTAATTTTAATAATTTGTGTACCTTTAATACCTATATCCATAGTGTGTATTATGAAAATAGCTAAAAAAATATTTAGAAATTATTGGAATATATATTCTGATTTAGGAGAAACTTTTTTAGAAAACCTACAAGGATTAACTACGTTAAAAATATTTAATAGAGATGAAGAAAGACATAAAAAAATGAACAAAGATGCAGAAAACTTTAGAAGAATAACTATGAAAGTATTATCTATGCAATTAAACTCTATAAATGTAATGGATCTTATTGCTTTTGGTGGGGCTGCTTTAGGAAGTATAGTTGCACTAAATGAGTTTAAAAATGGAAATGTATCTTTAGGGGGAGTTTTAATAATAATTCTTTTATCTTCAGAGTTTTTTATACCTTTAAGATTATTAGGATCTTTTTTTCATGTATCTATGAATGGAATAGCAGCATCAGAAAAAATATTTAAACTTTTAGATAGTGAGGTAGAAAATGAACAGTGTTCCTTTAAAAATGACTTAAGAAGTTATAAAGATTTAGACAATAATTTGCCTAAAAATGAACAATGTTCTTTTAAATCTACGGAAGAAAAAAATAAAAAAATAAGTATAAAATTAGAAAATGTAGACTTTGGCTATGATAAACATAGAAAAGTACTTAGTAATGTAAATTTATCCATGGATAATGGTGAATTTGTAGCAATTGTGGGGGAAAGTGGTAGTGGGAAAAGTACCATTGCTTCACTTATATTAAAAAATTATGGAATAGATAAAGGGAATATAAAGATAAATAACTTAGAATATAAAGATATTTCTTTTAAAGATATATGTAAAAAAATTTCACTTATCTCTACTAATAGTTATATATTTAATGGAACAATTTTAGAAAATTTGTTAATGGCTAAAAAAGATGCAACTAGGGAGGAAATAGAGAAGGCTTTAAGAGTTGCAAATTTATATGACTTTGTAGAAGCTTTACCTAATGGATTAAAAACTAAAGTAGGAGAGGGTGGAAGTTTATTATCTGGTGGGCAAAAACAAAGATTAGCTTTAGCCAGAACTATTTTAGGGAATAGGGATATGATTATTTTTGATGAAGCTACCTCTAATATAGATGTGGAAAGTGAAGAAAAGATTTGGCAGGCCATTTATAAATTATCCAAGGAAAAAACTATATTAGTGATTTCTCACAGATTAGCTAATGTGAAAAATGCAGATAAAATTTATGTGCTGGATAAGGGGAAAGTTGTAGAAAAGGGAAGTCACATAGATTTATATGAACAAGGGTCATATTATTATGATATGCTTACAAAACAACAGGCATTAGAAGCCTTAGGAGGTGCATAA
- a CDS encoding YbaN family protein encodes MLKRALLLIIGFISLGLGVVGVFLPILPTVPFLLLSSFCFIKSSKRISIWFENTNIYKKYVRSFKENKAMTLKTKLSILIPVYVMLITLFFMKDILAMRIAIVVLLVAKTIVFIKIKTLKEA; translated from the coding sequence ATGCTAAAAAGAGCGTTATTATTAATTATAGGGTTTATTTCTTTAGGCTTAGGTGTAGTAGGTGTATTTTTACCTATATTACCTACAGTTCCTTTTTTATTATTATCATCTTTTTGTTTTATTAAAAGTTCTAAAAGAATAAGTATATGGTTTGAAAATACTAATATTTATAAAAAATATGTAAGAAGTTTCAAAGAAAATAAAGCTATGACATTAAAAACTAAATTATCTATACTAATACCTGTATATGTAATGCTTATAACTTTGTTTTTTATGAAGGATATTTTGGCTATGAGAATAGCTATAGTTGTTTTATTAGTAGCTAAAACTATAGTATTTATAAAAATTAAAACACTTAAGGAGGCGTGA
- a CDS encoding DMT family transporter, whose amino-acid sequence MLKNVNNKNLGLILVLLAAMFWGYVGVPTKHLADLGFDNYTISFFKTSIPAIFYFIYSFRKDPSLFKVDKKGILFFIIYGIVVIAGCFIAFNITINLLPLALATMFLYTSQIWVVTISYFMFKEKFTTQKAISMLLILIGCLMMCEMHKLGSFNLSTKGIFWGLISGFTFALQILLAKVSNERYHYNHNSLLTYSFLFAAIFLFPFMDMKNNIHIFKSSNNLFFLFKNIFWSVVGTLIANTAYVKSVEYIEASIASMVSSLELVIASVLGFIVFNQALNLVQILGMALILVSIILLEMKKSVLLKSFKKPNKNLEITSETSYEN is encoded by the coding sequence ATGTTAAAAAATGTAAACAATAAAAATTTAGGACTTATATTAGTACTTTTAGCAGCTATGTTTTGGGGATATGTAGGGGTTCCTACCAAGCATTTAGCTGATTTAGGTTTTGATAACTATACTATTTCTTTTTTTAAAACAAGTATACCTGCAATATTTTATTTCATATATTCCTTTAGAAAAGATCCTTCTTTGTTTAAAGTAGATAAAAAAGGTATTTTATTTTTTATAATTTATGGCATAGTGGTTATAGCAGGATGTTTTATAGCCTTTAATATAACCATAAATTTACTTCCCCTAGCCTTAGCAACTATGTTTTTATACACTTCTCAAATTTGGGTAGTGACTATTTCCTACTTTATGTTTAAAGAAAAGTTTACAACACAAAAAGCAATATCTATGCTATTAATTTTAATAGGTTGCCTTATGATGTGTGAAATGCACAAATTAGGAAGTTTTAATCTAAGTACTAAGGGTATATTTTGGGGGCTTATATCTGGATTTACCTTTGCACTACAAATACTTTTAGCTAAAGTAAGTAATGAAAGATATCACTATAATCATAATTCTTTACTAACTTACTCCTTTTTATTTGCAGCTATATTTTTATTCCCTTTTATGGATATGAAAAACAACATTCATATTTTTAAAAGCTCTAATAATCTATTTTTCCTATTTAAAAACATATTCTGGAGTGTTGTAGGTACCCTTATTGCAAACACTGCCTATGTAAAATCTGTAGAATATATAGAAGCAAGCATCGCTAGTATGGTATCCTCTTTGGAACTAGTTATAGCTTCTGTTTTAGGTTTTATAGTATTTAATCAAGCTTTAAATTTAGTTCAAATATTAGGAATGGCTTTAATTCTTGTGTCTATAATTTTATTAGAAATGAAAAAATCAGTTTTGTTAAAATCATTCAAAAAACCTAATAAAAACTTAGAAATAACCTCTGAAACCAGCTATGAAAACTGA
- a CDS encoding NAD(P)/FAD-dependent oxidoreductase → MKYVIIGASAAGISAVKTLRTLDKDSQIVMISKDDKVYSRCLLHHFIGGNREIEGLSFIEKDFFNKYNVKWIRGKKVENIDIDKKIVKVQGEISEHYDKLLISSGSYASIPPIKNLREAKRVYTLRDLDDAIAIKDEAKQIKKAVVIGAGLVGIDATMGLIENDVEVTVVEMGNRILPLQLDQKASETYEELFRKHNVNIKTNVGAEEALINEDGNVSGIKLNNGETVNCDIVIVAAGVRPNIDFVDSERIKIERGIVISDNCETTAKDIYAAGDVTFRAPIWPIAMKQGRIAAHNMAGEKKLLDDNFGARNSMNFLGVYTISLGIVEPKDDSYKVDIIDKNGVYKKIIHKDGIIYGAILQGDIAYAGVLTELIKNKIDISKIDKDIFDISFADFFNIKENGEFSYKK, encoded by the coding sequence ATGAAATATGTGATAATAGGGGCTAGCGCGGCAGGAATTTCAGCAGTTAAAACTTTGAGAACATTAGATAAAGATTCACAAATAGTTATGATTTCTAAAGATGATAAAGTATATTCAAGATGTTTATTACATCATTTTATAGGTGGAAACAGAGAAATAGAAGGATTATCTTTTATAGAAAAAGATTTTTTTAATAAGTATAACGTAAAATGGATAAGAGGCAAAAAAGTAGAGAATATAGATATAGATAAAAAAATAGTAAAAGTGCAAGGAGAAATTTCAGAACATTATGATAAGTTGCTTATATCATCAGGTTCTTATGCTTCTATACCACCAATAAAAAATTTAAGAGAAGCTAAAAGAGTGTATACCCTAAGGGATTTAGATGATGCAATAGCTATAAAAGATGAGGCTAAACAGATTAAAAAAGCAGTTGTAATAGGAGCAGGTCTTGTTGGTATAGATGCTACTATGGGATTAATAGAAAATGATGTAGAAGTAACTGTAGTAGAAATGGGTAATAGAATACTTCCTCTTCAATTAGATCAAAAGGCATCAGAAACCTATGAAGAATTATTTAGAAAACATAATGTTAATATAAAAACTAATGTAGGAGCTGAGGAAGCTTTAATAAATGAAGATGGCAATGTTTCCGGGATAAAATTAAACAATGGTGAAACAGTAAACTGTGATATTGTAATTGTAGCAGCGGGAGTTAGACCTAATATAGATTTTGTAGATAGTGAAAGAATAAAGATAGAAAGAGGAATAGTAATAAGCGATAACTGTGAAACAACAGCTAAAGATATATATGCTGCTGGGGATGTAACTTTTAGAGCTCCTATATGGCCGATAGCTATGAAGCAAGGAAGAATAGCTGCTCATAATATGGCAGGAGAAAAAAAATTATTAGATGACAATTTTGGTGCAAGAAATTCCATGAATTTTTTAGGGGTATATACTATATCTTTAGGTATAGTAGAGCCAAAAGATGACAGCTATAAAGTAGATATAATAGATAAAAATGGGGTTTATAAAAAAATAATACACAAAGATGGAATTATATATGGAGCTATACTTCAAGGGGATATAGCTTATGCTGGAGTATTAACAGAACTTATAAAAAATAAAATAGATATATCAAAAATAGATAAGGATATATTTGATATAAGTTTTGCAGACTTTTTTAATATAAAAGAAAATGGAGAATTTAGTTACAAAAAATAA
- a CDS encoding 4Fe-4S dicluster domain-containing protein, which yields MRRIMIKKDLCEGCLNCVLACMSEHNEKGKSIYDLDLEDKANESRNHIELDMLGNKTPIFCRHCDNPECVNTCTTGAMSKDEKTGVVSYNEDKCASCFMCVMNCPYGVLKADEENSKVIIKCDLCNEREIPRCVENCPTGAIYVEEI from the coding sequence ATGAGAAGAATTATGATAAAAAAGGATTTATGTGAAGGATGCCTAAACTGTGTTCTTGCCTGTATGTCAGAACATAATGAAAAGGGAAAATCCATATACGATTTAGATTTGGAAGATAAGGCTAATGAAAGTAGAAATCATATAGAGTTAGATATGCTAGGAAATAAAACCCCTATATTTTGTAGACACTGTGATAATCCAGAGTGTGTAAATACTTGTACTACTGGAGCTATGAGTAAAGATGAAAAAACCGGTGTAGTATCTTATAATGAAGATAAATGTGCATCCTGTTTTATGTGTGTAATGAACTGCCCTTATGGAGTACTAAAGGCAGATGAAGAAAATAGTAAAGTTATAATAAAATGTGATTTATGTAATGAAAGAGAAATACCTAGATGTGTAGAAAACTGCCCTACAGGAGCTATCTATGTAGAGGAAATTTAA
- the cooS gene encoding anaerobic carbon-monoxide dehydrogenase catalytic subunit — MSMCTNCKTCKSADKVLQGFISNMDMETSHHRVEDQKIKCGFGQLGVCCRLCSNGPCRITPKSPRGVCGANADTIVARNFLRAVAAGAGCYLHIVENTARNLKATGESKGKVKGEKALDRLAEMFEIKEEDIYQKAIKVADMVLKDLYKPRYEKMEIVEKMAYKPRYENWEKLNILPGGAKSEVFDAVVKTSTNLNSDPVEMLLHCLNLGISTGLYGLTLTNLLNDVMLGEPVIRPAKVGFRVIDENYINIMITGHQHSTIAHLQDRLIEEDVVEMAKKAGAKGFRLVGCTCVGQDLQLRGEHYKEVFSGHGGNNFTSEAIIATGAIDAIVSEFNCTLPGIEPITENLKVKMICLDDVAKKSNAEYLEYSYEDREEISEHIIKEALDAYKERRQDIKVNIPRDHGYNDVITGVSEVSLKEFLGGTWKPLLDLIAEGKIKGVAGVVGCSNLTAMGHDVFTVELTKELIKRDIIVLSAGCSSGGLENVGLMSTSAASLAGDNLRAVCESLKIPPVLNFGPCLAIGRLEIVATELAKDLGIDLPQLPLVLSAPQWLEEQALADGAFGLALGLPLHLAISPFIGGSKVVSKVLTEDLKTLTGGQLIIEDDVKKAADKLEAIVLDRRQKLGLK, encoded by the coding sequence ATGTCAATGTGTACAAATTGTAAAACTTGTAAATCAGCAGATAAAGTTCTTCAAGGATTTATATCTAATATGGATATGGAAACTTCTCATCATAGGGTAGAGGATCAAAAAATAAAGTGTGGCTTTGGTCAGCTAGGAGTTTGTTGTAGGCTTTGTTCAAATGGACCCTGTAGAATAACCCCAAAATCACCAAGAGGAGTATGTGGAGCTAATGCAGATACTATAGTTGCAAGAAATTTTTTAAGAGCAGTAGCAGCAGGAGCAGGATGTTATCTTCATATAGTAGAAAATACTGCAAGAAATTTAAAAGCCACAGGGGAAAGTAAAGGAAAAGTAAAAGGAGAAAAAGCTTTAGATAGATTAGCAGAAATGTTTGAAATAAAAGAGGAAGATATATACCAAAAGGCAATTAAAGTAGCAGATATGGTTTTAAAAGATTTATATAAGCCAAGATATGAAAAGATGGAAATAGTAGAAAAAATGGCTTATAAGCCAAGATATGAAAATTGGGAAAAACTTAACATATTACCAGGTGGAGCTAAGTCAGAGGTTTTTGATGCTGTAGTAAAAACTTCTACAAATTTAAATAGCGATCCTGTAGAAATGTTATTACACTGCTTAAATCTAGGCATATCCACAGGTCTTTATGGACTAACATTAACAAATTTATTAAATGATGTAATGCTTGGAGAACCAGTTATAAGACCTGCCAAAGTTGGATTTAGAGTTATAGATGAAAATTATATAAATATTATGATAACAGGGCATCAACATTCAACTATAGCACATCTTCAAGATAGATTGATAGAAGAAGATGTAGTAGAAATGGCTAAAAAAGCTGGAGCTAAAGGCTTTAGATTAGTTGGATGTACCTGTGTGGGACAAGATTTACAATTAAGGGGAGAACATTACAAAGAAGTATTCTCAGGACATGGTGGAAATAATTTTACTAGTGAAGCCATAATTGCTACAGGAGCAATAGATGCTATAGTATCAGAATTTAACTGTACATTACCAGGTATAGAACCAATTACAGAAAATTTAAAAGTAAAAATGATTTGTCTAGATGATGTAGCTAAAAAATCTAATGCAGAATATTTAGAGTATTCTTATGAAGATAGAGAAGAAATCAGTGAACATATTATAAAAGAAGCGTTAGATGCATACAAAGAAAGAAGACAAGATATCAAAGTAAACATACCTAGAGATCACGGTTATAATGATGTTATAACAGGAGTAAGTGAAGTTTCTCTTAAAGAATTTTTAGGCGGAACTTGGAAACCACTATTAGATTTAATAGCAGAAGGAAAAATAAAAGGGGTAGCTGGAGTTGTTGGATGTTCTAACTTAACAGCTATGGGACATGATGTATTTACAGTAGAGCTAACAAAAGAACTTATAAAAAGAGATATAATAGTTCTTTCAGCAGGATGTTCTAGTGGTGGACTTGAAAATGTAGGTTTAATGTCAACTTCAGCAGCTTCTCTTGCAGGGGATAATTTAAGAGCAGTATGCGAAAGCTTGAAGATTCCACCAGTACTTAATTTTGGACCATGTCTTGCTATAGGAAGACTTGAAATTGTAGCTACAGAATTAGCTAAAGATCTTGGTATAGATTTACCACAGCTTCCATTAGTTCTTTCAGCACCACAATGGTTAGAAGAACAAGCTTTAGCAGATGGAGCTTTTGGATTAGCTTTAGGATTACCATTACATCTTGCTATATCACCATTCATAGGAGGAAGTAAGGTAGTATCCAAAGTATTAACAGAAGATCTTAAGACTTTAACTGGAGGACAATTAATAATAGAAGATGATGTAAAAAAAGCTGCAGATAAACTAGAGGCAATAGTTTTAGATAGAAGACAAAAACTTGGACTTAAATAG
- a CDS encoding RrF2 family transcriptional regulator: MKITQEADYALRVILHLSKLGYGEKVEARIIAEKERLPLRFLLKLLRKLTKSGIVVSFRGVKGGYALNKQPKDINLKDVIEAIDGPICINRCIYDPKYCNAGKNGNCEIHGTLCKIQKKLVSELEAVNFQEILD, from the coding sequence ATGAAAATTACACAAGAAGCAGATTATGCATTAAGAGTCATACTCCATTTATCAAAATTAGGTTATGGAGAAAAAGTAGAGGCTAGAATTATAGCGGAAAAAGAGAGATTACCTTTAAGGTTTTTACTAAAACTTTTAAGAAAACTTACAAAGTCAGGAATAGTAGTATCCTTTAGAGGGGTTAAAGGGGGATATGCATTAAATAAGCAGCCTAAGGATATAAATCTGAAAGATGTAATAGAAGCAATAGATGGACCAATTTGTATAAATAGATGTATATATGATCCTAAGTATTGTAATGCAGGTAAAAATGGAAATTGTGAAATACATGGGACTTTATGTAAAATACAAAAAAAACTTGTAAGTGAATTAGAAGCTGTAAATTTTCAAGAAATTTTAGATTAG